One window from the genome of Citrobacter telavivensis encodes:
- a CDS encoding HNH endonuclease produces the protein MSLSKKQRIVLRAKFGGRCAYCGEVLKEKGWHADHVEPVLRKSVQDMQAAARGKFKLKATGEVFNESANCLENLFPACAPCNLLKTTYSLEMFRKQISLQVERARKSSMNFRTAERFGQISIVEKPIVFWFEQYSEKNGAIK, from the coding sequence ATGTCTCTGTCAAAAAAACAAAGAATAGTACTGAGGGCTAAATTTGGTGGTCGATGTGCATATTGTGGCGAGGTACTGAAAGAAAAAGGTTGGCACGCTGATCACGTAGAACCTGTGCTAAGGAAATCCGTCCAGGATATGCAAGCTGCGGCCAGAGGGAAATTTAAGCTTAAGGCTACCGGTGAAGTGTTTAATGAAAGTGCCAACTGCTTAGAAAATCTTTTCCCAGCCTGTGCGCCCTGCAATCTGCTCAAAACAACATATTCACTGGAAATGTTCCGCAAACAAATAAGTTTACAGGTTGAAAGGGCACGGAAGAGTAGTATGAATTTCAGAACGGCAGAAAGATTCGGCCAGATAAGCATTGTAGAGAAACCCATTGTTTTCTGGTTTGAACAGTATTCAGAGAAAAATGGTGCTATCAAATAA